A genome region from Maylandia zebra isolate NMK-2024a linkage group LG6, Mzebra_GT3a, whole genome shotgun sequence includes the following:
- the LOC101486373 gene encoding kelch-like protein 10 produces the protein MSEEGQPPYKSSSMYNELRLEGQFCDAIIKVEDVEFPVHRIILCNCTPYFRALFTHCSDPDKQVFNIPGLSSEMMALIINFAYTGSVSIAGENVVELLMAADQFKAMDIVKLCSDFLGEQLCPENCVGIWQFTKVCLSPELRAKAYHYIISNFEQVVLEEEFLQLTVEELTDILDREDLNVQLETTVYEALTKWISHVPVQRKQHLTALLSKVRLGLMTSDYLKDHVLSSELVEANSECLSMISNAILDIHDLGSRPFISALYHPLARPRLPHSILLAIGGWSGGEPTNGIEAYDCRANRWVNVTNNLECPRAYYGAAFLNGYVYSVGGFDGVEHFNSVRRFDLTTRAWNEVAPMHSRRCYVSVTVLNGFIYALGGYDGHVRLSSAERYQPELNQWSLIAPMHEQRSDASCTTLNNRIYICGGLNGNECLQTAEYYNPESNQWTMISPMNSRRSGIGVIAYADHVFAVGGFDGNNRLRTAEAYNPHTNTWNLVFSMLTPRSNFGIEVIDDRLFVVGGFNGFTTTSDVEYYTALTNEWYEACGMDIFRTALSCCVVSGLSNLTEYTFPRDFLPLENVLELAMESAEST, from the exons ATGAGTGAAGAAGGCCAGCCGCCATACAAGTCCAGCTCAATGTATAATGAACTCCGTTTGGAGGGACAATTTTGTGATGCAATCATCAAAGTGGAGGATGTTGAATTTCCGGTCCACAGGATCATCCTATGTAACTGTACGCCGTACTTCAG GGCTCTTTTCACCCACTGCAGCGACCCAGACAAACAGGTCTTCAACATACCTGGCTTGTCTTCTGAGATGATGGCACTCATCATTAACTTTGCTTACACCGGCTCAGTTTCCATAGCAGGGGAAAATGTAGTGGAACTTCTCATGGCAGCTGATCAATTCAAAGCAATGGACATTGTGAAACTCTGCTCTGACTTCCTCGGGGAGCAACTGTGCCCAGAGAACTGCGTTGGCATTTGGCAGTTCACAAAAGTATGCTTATCACCCGAACTACGCGCCAAGGCCTACCACTACATCATCAGTAACTTTGAGCAGGTTGTTCTTGAGGAGGAGTTCCTGCAGCTAACTGTGGAGGAACTTACTGACATCCTTGATAGAGAGGACCTCAATGTGCAGTTGGAGACCACTGTGTATGAAGCGCTTACAAAGTGGATTAGCCATGTACCTGTACAACGGAAACAACACCTCACCGCTCTGTTGTCCAAG GTCCGACTGGGATTGATGACGTCAGACTACCTGAAGGACCATGTGCTGTCTAGTGAGCTGGTGGAGGCCAATTCTGAGTGCCTGTCCATGATAAGTAATGCCATCTTAGACATACATGATCTAGGAAGCAGACCCTTCATATCTGCCTTGTATCACCCTCTTGCTCGTCCGCGCCTGCCTCATTCCATCCTGCTGGCCATTGGGGGGTGGAGTGGTGGTGAGCCAACTAACGGCATCGAAGCCTACGATTGCCGGGCTAACCGCTGGGTCAACGTAACGAACAACCTCGAGTGTCCTCGTGCTTATTATGGAGCCGCATTCCTCAACGGGTACGTCTACTCCGTTGGTGGCTTCGACGGGGTGGAGCATTTCAACAGCGTCCGTAGGTTTGACCTGACCACTCGCGCCTGGAATGAGGTGGCGCCCATGCACTCCCGCCGCTGCTATGTGAGCGTGACTGTGTTGAACGGGTTCATCTATGCCCTGGGAGGCTACGACGGGCATGTACGACTCAGCAGTGCAGAGCGCTATCAACCTGAACTCAACCAGTGGAGTCTTATTGCACCGATGCACGAACAGAGGAGCGACGCCAGCTGCACAACACTTAACAACCGG atttaCATTTGTGGTGGACTCAATGGCAACGAGTGTCTGCAGACAGCTGAATATTACAACCCAGAGAGCAACCAGTGGACGATGATCAGTCCCATGAACAGCCGCCGCAGCGGGATAGGTGTCATTGCATATGCGGATCATGTCTTTGCA GTTGGTGGCTTCGATGGAAACAACCGTCTGCGCACCGCTGAGGCTTACAACCCGCATACCAACACGTGGAACCTCGTGTTCTCTATGCTGACCCCGCGCAGCAACTTTGGCATTGAGGTAATTGATGATCGCCTCTTTGTCGTCGGGGGTTTCAACGGCTTCACCACCACTTCGGACGTCGAGTACTACACCGCTTTAACCAATGAGTGGTATGAGGCGTGCGGCATGGATATTTTCCGCACAGCCTTGAGCTGCTGTGTGGTGTCCGGACTTTCCAACCTGACTGAGTACACCTTTCCTCGTGACTTCCTGCCACTTGAAAATGTTCTAGAATTAGCAATGGAGTCAGCAGAGTCCACGTAA
- the LOC112431433 gene encoding uncharacterized protein LOC112431433: MLAGALDDIHCQYKIRGKVVRTTTVSGSNFVKAFHMFGAQNDADEAEDEADPETIDLTDHIDYHEASAILDEDSGLEYQLPPHQRCACHLLNLVATSDAALEESMNETYKRLSRACFAKCQAIWNKTGRSHLANEVVEDKCELQIIRPNATQWNSTYLAIERIIRIIDEKGENAIRSICEEFKVKMLSPAEVAFLREYCTTMKPLVKASNILQSESTSFMGWLLPVIQQLLSKLSRLETSSKTCVPLIRVLQNGLQKRFGAMMEDPELAAAAVLLPKFKTSWTDRADVTEAALTYIKQHLEMTKHESEDQQRESSDEDEFFSRPISRRLQSAVELDGYLACATDTMELLHSFSDQSDVDFLKRSLDLYENLQQRKRRVLEVAMETVCVRLSKPKMDAVHTLINVISGVARLKSRENYARGERSNIGHHVEIFLIPQTDKEN, from the exons ATGCTTGCTGGTGCGCTTGATGATATCCATTGCCAATACAAGATTAGAGGCAAAGTTGTAAGAACCACAACTGTTAGTGGATCCAACTTTGTCAAGGCCTTCCACATGTTTGGGGCACAAAATGATGCAGATGAAGCTGAAGATGAAGCAGACCCAGAAACTATTGACCTGACTGACCATATTGACTACCATGAGGCAAGTGCAATTCTTGATGAAGACTCTGGTTTGGAGTATCAACTCCCGCCTCATCAGCGATGTGCATGTCACCTGCTAAACCTTGTGGCAACATCTGATGCTGCCCTAGAAGAGAGCATGAATGAAACCTACAAGAGGCTCTCCCGTGCATGCTTTGCAAAATGCCAAGCCATTTGGAACAAAACTGGCCGGTCTCATTTGGCTAATGAAGTGGTAGAGGATAAGTGTGAACTACAGATCATTCGTCCCAATGCAACACAATGGAATTCAACCTACCTTGCCATTGAAAGGATAATACGCATCATTGATGAGAAGGGGGAAAATGCCATCAGGAGCATTTGTGAGGAGTTCAAGGTGAAAAT GTTGAGTCCTGCAGAAGTTGCATTCCTTAGGGAGTACTGTACCACCATGAAGCCACTGGTGAAAGCTTCAAACATTCTTCAGTCTGAGTCCACTTCCTTTATGGGATGGCTCCTGCCAGTAATCCAACAACTACTGTCCAAACTTAGCAGGCTGGAGACATCAAGCAAGACATGCGTGCCACTCATCAGAGTCCTGCAAAATGGCCTTCAAAAGCGTTTTGGAGCGATGATGGAGGATCCAGAgttggctgcagctgcagtcctCTTACCCAAGTTCAAGACTTCCTGGACTGACAGAGCAGATGTAACAGAGGCTG CCTTGACATACATCAAACAACATCTTGAAATGACAAAGCATGAGAGTGAGGATCAGCAAAGAGAGTCATCTGATGAAGATGAATTCTTCTCCAGACCAATCTCCAGAAGGCTGCAAAGTGCAGTTGAGCTTGATGGTTACCTTGCTTGTGCCACAGACACCATGGAGCTGCTGCACTCCTTCTCAG ATCAGAGTGATGTGGACTTTCTCAAAAGATCTTTAGATTTGTATGAGAACCTTCAGCAAAG gaaaagaAGAGTCTTGGAGGTTGCCATGGAGACGGTCTGTGTCAGACTGTCTAAACCAAAAATGGATGCTGTACATACACTGATAAATGTCATTTCAGGAGTGGCCAGATTGAAATCCAGAGAAAACTATGCTAGAGGTGAAAGGTCAAACATTGGTCATCATGTTGAAATTTTTTTAATACCACAGACTgacaaagaaaactga